Proteins encoded within one genomic window of Vulgatibacter sp.:
- a CDS encoding DUF4215 domain-containing protein: protein MIEPCGNGQLDAGEDCDGDDFAGVTCSSLGFDGGELACATDCSFSTAACTRTERCDSGVDEDGDSLVDCEDDDCFNDAACPRCGDGRINQDSEECDGTNVPAYCADFGHTLGRVTCNDDCTLDTTGCGDPESCGSGTDEDRDGLVDCEDSDCSHRYECPVCGNGVVQQGEGCDGSFTASCTEFGFDGGALVCGSDCEFDTSACRDAICGDTLIEGAERCDDGNTLDGDGCSSVCAIEGDVCAEALALAPDATIGGWSLDGTTAGRFADYPATCADTTGVPDAVLSFTAPTDGRYYVAVEAAYDIVLRGWQDACDGQVPLRCMNEEGPGVAEGIEVEIAAGETVYFVASGIAGLPEGVANSGPFHATAVQVTCNDGIIEGWEQCEDGNTVAGDGCSPLCRWEGDTCADAVNLNVIGEEEPGTWFWRSTTQRFWPDYSGSCNTTAARDGVARFEAPASGLYRLMLLPSFDASLYLWDGACTQAASELACSSVSPAPPPTGQFGPVIFLDVNLAAGQIIYPVVDGNSTSDDVWGWFMLAIQPVACGDGVIAYLESCDDGNNVDGDGCSSSCSFEGQSETEPNDSLATADLLAVGELGMGTLEQPPAVDADYWTFNATAGQTYDIWTRDRFTGACAEPERNDTHLRLYDSAGAFVAENDNISVTNRCSRIIWTPLISGQYFVEVTTAGTPTMVGPLVATTRTFYVLSMDEQ from the coding sequence ATGATCGAGCCCTGTGGCAATGGGCAACTCGATGCGGGGGAGGATTGCGACGGCGATGACTTCGCCGGCGTCACCTGCAGCTCGCTCGGCTTCGATGGCGGCGAGCTCGCCTGTGCAACCGACTGCTCGTTCTCGACTGCAGCGTGTACTCGCACCGAGCGGTGCGACTCCGGCGTGGACGAAGACGGCGACAGCCTCGTCGACTGCGAAGACGACGATTGCTTTAATGACGCAGCCTGCCCCCGCTGCGGCGACGGCAGAATCAACCAGGACAGCGAAGAATGCGACGGCACAAACGTGCCCGCCTACTGCGCGGACTTCGGACACACGCTCGGCCGCGTGACGTGCAACGACGATTGCACCCTCGATACCACCGGTTGCGGCGACCCGGAAAGTTGTGGTTCCGGTACGGACGAGGACCGGGACGGTCTCGTTGATTGCGAGGACTCGGATTGCTCGCACCGATACGAGTGCCCGGTATGCGGAAACGGTGTGGTACAGCAAGGTGAGGGATGCGATGGATCCTTTACCGCCAGCTGCACGGAATTCGGCTTCGACGGCGGGGCGCTCGTCTGCGGAAGCGACTGCGAGTTCGACACGAGCGCCTGCCGCGACGCCATCTGTGGCGACACGCTGATCGAAGGCGCGGAGCGGTGCGACGACGGCAACACGTTGGACGGCGACGGCTGCAGCAGCGTCTGTGCGATCGAGGGCGACGTTTGCGCCGAGGCGCTCGCGCTGGCCCCCGATGCCACCATCGGCGGCTGGTCCCTCGACGGGACGACAGCGGGGCGGTTTGCCGATTATCCGGCAACCTGCGCAGACACCACCGGCGTGCCGGATGCGGTCCTCTCCTTTACCGCCCCAACCGACGGCCGCTACTACGTTGCTGTCGAGGCGGCGTACGACATCGTGCTCCGTGGCTGGCAGGACGCCTGCGACGGCCAGGTGCCGCTGCGCTGCATGAACGAAGAGGGGCCAGGCGTTGCCGAGGGCATCGAGGTCGAGATCGCCGCGGGCGAGACGGTGTACTTCGTGGCGAGCGGTATAGCCGGGCTCCCTGAAGGCGTCGCGAATAGCGGACCGTTCCATGCCACGGCAGTGCAGGTCACCTGCAACGACGGCATCATCGAAGGCTGGGAGCAGTGCGAAGACGGAAACACGGTCGCCGGCGACGGATGCAGTCCGCTCTGCCGCTGGGAAGGCGACACCTGCGCAGACGCCGTCAATCTGAATGTCATCGGCGAGGAGGAGCCGGGCACGTGGTTCTGGCGATCGACGACCCAACGCTTCTGGCCCGACTACAGCGGCAGCTGCAATACAACCGCAGCGAGGGATGGAGTCGCGCGCTTCGAGGCGCCGGCTTCCGGCCTGTATCGCTTGATGCTTCTCCCCAGCTTCGACGCGTCGCTCTACCTCTGGGACGGCGCTTGCACCCAGGCAGCGTCTGAACTTGCATGCTCCAGCGTCTCTCCGGCGCCGCCGCCCACCGGGCAGTTTGGTCCAGTCATCTTCCTCGACGTCAACCTCGCGGCCGGCCAGATCATCTATCCTGTCGTAGACGGCAATTCGACCAGCGACGATGTGTGGGGCTGGTTCATGCTTGCGATCCAACCTGTTGCATGCGGCGACGGGGTAATCGCTTACCTCGAGTCATGCGACGATGGGAACAACGTAGATGGTGACGGCTGCTCTTCTAGTTGCAGCTTTGAAGGGCAGAGTGAGACCGAGCCGAACGATTCGCTTGCGACAGCCGACCTGCTGGCGGTGGGCGAACTCGGCATGGGGACACTCGAGCAGCCCCCCGCTGTCGACGCAGACTATTGGACCTTCAACGCAACCGCTGGGCAGACGTACGACATCTGGACACGAGACAGATTTACGGGCGCCTGCGCCGAGCCGGAGCGCAACGACACACATTTGCGCCTTTACGATTCCGCCGGCGCATTCGTCGCCGAAAACGATAACATCAGTGTTACCAATCGCTGCTCGCGTATCATCTGGACGCCCCTGATATCCGGCCAGTACTTCGTCGAAGTCACCACTGCCGGCACCCCGACCATGGTCGGCCCACTCGTTGCTACCACCAGGACGTTCTACGTCCTATCTATGGACGAGCAGTGA
- a CDS encoding DUF2267 domain-containing protein, giving the protein MITFEEEVITMANENQQQGRPSRATPEIRQQRHESRAGSTYKAFIKELCAIGNLDEELAECAAVSVLCGLEQRVMGEEAADLEAQLPSKLRELVTRCAFHEGKPRTKFGRDDFFQMVADDLKKNVDEVEPIVRAVLTTVRAQVSEGEAEDFGNMLPPDLRSLWARPS; this is encoded by the coding sequence GTGATCACCTTCGAGGAGGAGGTGATCACCATGGCCAACGAAAACCAGCAGCAGGGACGGCCCTCGCGGGCCACACCGGAGATCCGGCAGCAGCGCCACGAGTCGCGCGCCGGCTCGACCTACAAGGCCTTCATCAAGGAGCTCTGCGCCATCGGCAACCTCGACGAGGAGTTGGCGGAGTGCGCGGCGGTCTCCGTGCTCTGCGGACTCGAGCAGCGCGTGATGGGCGAGGAGGCGGCGGACCTCGAGGCGCAGCTCCCCTCGAAGCTGCGGGAGCTCGTCACCCGCTGCGCCTTCCACGAGGGCAAGCCGCGGACGAAATTCGGCAGGGACGACTTCTTCCAGATGGTCGCCGACGACCTGAAGAAGAATGTGGACGAGGTGGAGCCGATCGTCCGGGCGGTCCTCACCACGGTGCGCGCGCAGGTCTCCGAGGGCGAAGCCGAGGACTTCGGCAACATGCTCCCCCCCGATCTGCGCTCGCTCTGGGCGCGGCCGTCCTGA
- a CDS encoding methyltransferase domain-containing protein, translated as MRRSSLPLLRCPRCRRGPLLAESDGEAIHFGPARCASCAAVYPIAEGILDLAGGETRPRRSLAQWLMESTVVARAYERSVRPFFAGLDAESEQLLLRALLAPQAGEAILDLSCGSGIHACRMAHDTGELRVLGLDRSAPMLHEAAHHLTEAGTTVDLIRGEAADLPFGDASLDAVLNVASLHLYPDPAAVLRQVARVLVPGGRLVCATLLPERLQPLDRLEARAGVHRYDETTLRSLCESAGLQRFERIRLAPWIVFRAERA; from the coding sequence GTGCGTCGCTCCTCCCTGCCCCTGCTCCGCTGTCCCCGCTGCCGCCGCGGCCCGCTCCTCGCCGAAAGCGACGGCGAGGCGATCCACTTCGGCCCGGCACGTTGCGCCAGCTGCGCTGCGGTCTACCCGATCGCCGAGGGGATCCTCGACCTCGCCGGGGGCGAGACCAGGCCGAGGCGCTCCCTCGCCCAATGGCTGATGGAGTCGACCGTCGTCGCCCGTGCCTACGAGCGCAGCGTTCGCCCCTTCTTCGCCGGGCTCGACGCCGAGAGCGAGCAGCTCCTGCTCCGCGCCCTGCTCGCCCCGCAGGCCGGCGAGGCGATCCTCGATCTCTCCTGCGGCTCCGGGATCCACGCCTGCCGGATGGCCCACGACACGGGCGAGCTCCGCGTCCTCGGCCTCGACCGCTCCGCGCCGATGCTCCACGAAGCGGCCCACCATCTCACCGAGGCGGGCACCACCGTCGATCTGATCCGCGGCGAGGCAGCGGACCTGCCCTTCGGCGATGCGAGCCTCGACGCCGTGCTCAACGTCGCCTCGCTCCACCTCTACCCCGATCCCGCCGCGGTGCTGCGGCAGGTCGCCAGGGTCCTCGTGCCCGGTGGCCGCCTGGTCTGCGCCACCCTCCTCCCGGAGCGGCTGCAGCCCCTCGACCGCCTCGAGGCCCGCGCCGGCGTCCACCGCTACGACGAGACGACGCTCCGCTCGCTCTGCGAGAGCGCCGGCCTGCAGCGCTTCGAGCGGATCCGCCTCGCCCCCTGGATCGTCTTCCGCGCCGAGCGCGCCTGA
- a CDS encoding PAS domain S-box protein: MARASAFALAYVLLTLFAFAGPYRPGEIVPLWAPAGGLVLGILVRAPRRVWPALLGTQLGALLVGLLLAGLLGLQMGPVPLAPTLWGISSILPPLVGAALLVRHTGRPNLESLRDIASWVLLGVLVPGLVGGGLCLVAWALWPGEVPIFRPAGWLGAYALGQLSMAPLLLTAPLPGERWVPARRRTEALALLVVAVCLTLASFMVPAPPVQLVLLGSIIFPLIGWAALRFGARGVAWTIVVLSAAIVWRTFEGESIVLQSPPWIRITYQAAYLSLAQISGFILAAVEAGRRLAFARKEEALAQLHTLLQNAPVGIALHDRELRFLEANDALAAINGMPSAEMIGRRPGELLSTLGAEIERHLEQALLTGQPEINVEVEGKTPGSGEHRVWLVTYFPIAAEGRPPLGVSAIVADITERRRQEAALRQSEERLRVLAESTADIIYTTNAEGIPVLGEAAWCRFTGQSAETFHSLRWMEAVHPEDVGPLAQVWSRALHDGTPARARYRLRRHDGAWRQMVAIGVPIRAADGTVREWVGQIVDETERIEAEEERERALHEAQEAIRIRDDFLTIASHELKTPLTPLAMRLQALQRRAAAGQRIDPEALARARRSLEKLTGLIHDLLDVSRIREARLATRRELVDLRALVEDAAGGYRDRSTLHHLTLDLEPSAFVVAGERNRLAQVVDILIDNAFTFSPAGGAITVALERKGEEAHLSVADHGIGIPAADLPRLFDRFFHASNVTPRSYGGLGLGLYISKEIVDRHGGRIWAESVEGRGSTFHVVLPLSPKGASFARPVGRQGTEREDVAQVAVHERHDPYPFFQGMEERDGTVGSSRSGAAQAPGAGSPGPHRTRDRQHAGDSRRAPGGDVA, encoded by the coding sequence GTGGCCAGGGCGAGCGCCTTCGCGCTGGCGTACGTCCTCCTGACCCTCTTCGCCTTCGCCGGCCCCTATCGTCCGGGCGAGATCGTGCCACTCTGGGCCCCTGCAGGTGGCCTCGTGCTCGGCATACTGGTCCGGGCTCCCCGGCGGGTCTGGCCTGCGTTGCTCGGCACGCAGCTCGGCGCGCTCCTGGTCGGCCTACTCCTCGCCGGCCTGCTCGGCCTGCAGATGGGCCCGGTGCCGCTGGCGCCGACGCTGTGGGGGATCTCCTCGATCCTTCCGCCGCTCGTGGGCGCCGCGCTCCTCGTCCGCCACACCGGGCGTCCGAACCTCGAGAGCCTCCGCGACATCGCCTCCTGGGTGCTCCTCGGCGTCCTCGTCCCCGGGCTCGTCGGCGGGGGGCTCTGCCTCGTCGCCTGGGCGCTGTGGCCAGGGGAGGTGCCCATCTTCCGGCCCGCCGGGTGGCTCGGGGCGTACGCCCTCGGGCAGCTCTCCATGGCGCCGCTGCTGCTCACCGCACCGCTGCCCGGGGAGCGCTGGGTTCCGGCGAGGCGGAGGACGGAGGCGCTCGCCCTGCTGGTCGTCGCGGTCTGCCTCACCCTCGCCTCGTTCATGGTCCCGGCGCCGCCCGTGCAGCTCGTGCTGCTGGGCAGCATCATCTTTCCGCTGATCGGTTGGGCGGCCCTCCGCTTCGGCGCGCGGGGCGTCGCCTGGACGATCGTCGTCCTCTCCGCGGCCATCGTGTGGCGCACCTTCGAGGGTGAATCGATCGTGCTGCAGAGCCCCCCGTGGATCCGGATCACGTACCAGGCGGCCTACCTCTCCCTCGCCCAGATCTCCGGATTCATCCTGGCTGCGGTCGAGGCGGGGCGGCGACTCGCCTTCGCGCGCAAGGAGGAGGCCCTCGCCCAATTGCACACGCTGCTGCAGAACGCGCCCGTCGGGATCGCGCTGCACGATCGGGAGCTGCGCTTCCTCGAGGCCAACGACGCCCTCGCCGCGATCAACGGAATGCCCAGCGCGGAGATGATCGGCCGCAGGCCCGGGGAGCTGCTATCCACCCTGGGCGCGGAGATCGAACGGCACCTCGAGCAGGCCCTCCTCACCGGCCAGCCTGAAATCAACGTCGAAGTCGAAGGGAAGACCCCGGGCTCCGGCGAGCACCGCGTCTGGCTGGTCACCTACTTCCCCATCGCAGCGGAAGGCAGGCCGCCACTCGGCGTCTCGGCCATCGTCGCCGACATCACCGAGCGCCGGCGCCAGGAGGCGGCGCTGCGGCAGAGCGAGGAGCGTCTGCGGGTGCTGGCCGAATCGACCGCCGACATCATCTACACCACCAATGCGGAAGGGATCCCGGTGCTCGGAGAAGCGGCGTGGTGCCGGTTCACCGGGCAGAGCGCCGAGACGTTCCACAGCCTCCGCTGGATGGAGGCGGTGCATCCCGAGGACGTGGGGCCGTTGGCGCAGGTATGGAGCCGCGCGCTCCACGACGGGACACCGGCGCGTGCGCGGTACCGGCTGCGCCGGCACGATGGGGCCTGGCGGCAGATGGTCGCGATCGGCGTGCCGATCCGCGCGGCAGACGGAACCGTGCGCGAGTGGGTCGGCCAGATCGTGGACGAGACCGAGCGGATCGAGGCGGAGGAGGAGCGCGAACGGGCGCTGCACGAAGCGCAGGAGGCGATCCGCATCCGAGACGACTTCCTCACCATCGCCTCCCACGAGCTGAAGACGCCGCTCACGCCGCTGGCGATGCGCCTGCAGGCGCTGCAGCGGCGGGCTGCTGCAGGCCAGCGCATCGATCCCGAAGCCCTCGCCAGGGCGAGGCGCTCGCTGGAGAAGCTCACCGGCCTCATCCACGATCTCCTCGACGTCTCCCGGATCCGCGAGGCGCGCCTCGCCACCCGGCGCGAGCTCGTCGATCTACGGGCGCTGGTGGAGGATGCCGCCGGCGGGTACCGGGACCGCTCGACGCTCCACCACCTCACGCTCGACCTCGAGCCGTCGGCCTTCGTCGTCGCAGGCGAGCGCAACCGGCTGGCACAGGTCGTCGACATCCTGATCGACAACGCGTTCACCTTCAGCCCGGCAGGTGGGGCGATCACCGTCGCGCTGGAGCGGAAGGGGGAGGAGGCCCACCTCTCGGTGGCGGATCACGGGATCGGCATCCCGGCTGCCGACCTGCCGCGCCTCTTCGATCGCTTCTTCCACGCGAGCAACGTGACGCCGCGCTCCTACGGGGGCCTCGGGCTCGGCCTCTACATCAGCAAGGAGATCGTCGACCGGCACGGGGGCCGCATCTGGGCGGAGAGCGTCGAGGGAAGGGGCTCCACCTTCCACGTCGTCCTACCCCTCTCCCCCAAGGGGGCGTCATTCGCCAGGCCGGTGGGGAGACAGGGCACCGAGCGGGAGGACGTCGCGCAGGTGGCTGTGCACGAACGACACGATCCCTACCCTTTCTTCCAGGGGATGGAGGAGAGGGATGGCACGGTCGGGTCGTCCAGATCGGGGGCAGCGCAGGCGCCGGGCGCCGGCAGCCCCGGGCCGCACCGCACGCGCGACCGCCAGCACGCGGGCGATTCTCGGCGCGCCCCTGGAGGCGATGTGGCGTGA